A DNA window from Drosophila biarmipes strain raj3 chromosome 2R, RU_DBia_V1.1, whole genome shotgun sequence contains the following coding sequences:
- the LOC108022824 gene encoding uncharacterized protein LOC108022824 — MKFTLLLLIASVACIVAAPAPAPAAEEQQESAVKAKRGLSLGLGYHAPLVTHSHYIAAPTVVHHAPIISHAPLIAHAPLIAHHPISSVSYHLPSYHSIHHF; from the exons atgaaattcaCT TTGCTCCTGCTCATCGCCAGCGTTGCCTGCATTGTGGCCGCACCCGCACCGGCTCCCGCCGCCGAGGAGCAACAAGAGTCCGCCGTGAAGGCCAAGAGGGGCTTGTCACTGGGCTTGGGTTACCACGCCCCCCTGGTGACCCATTCGCATTACATCGCCGCCCCCACGGTGGTGCACCACGCTCCGATAATCTCGCATGCACCGCTCATCGCCCACGCGCCTCTGATTGCCCACCACCCGATATCCTCGGTCTCGTACCACCTGCCTAGCTACCACTCCATCCACCACTTCTAA
- the LOC108022283 gene encoding Bardet-Biedl syndrome 4 protein homolog isoform X2 yields the protein MYEPGTEQINCNGTFIALPSLEVVRSAPKMPSDANIDWLLHIYFTRREFTRCRRLIERELNRHLNPEYLYFVQGLIDREEGNHIEALRHLQKSVELNPRNIETYKEIGRTLYLMGRFNQALGVFREAEQRSSRPDHEIYHYLGELLYRAATTQGQKELANQQQAEARSYFELAVQSGRKQESYIRLAELYRKDKQYQQAIDVLETCLHLTPENSEVLIEISVLYLKINETQKAHDRLAEVVSIERKCSPKGLLAFGAILQSRNDVDGALSKYSQIAQAEPEIAELWNNIGLCFFKKQKFIVAISSLRKSVWLSPLNYNALYNLSLIYIAFCLRKLDDMENAFVALERASRMATGQQGGGRNPLVVLNFALFCYETGRLALATEQYNRFMSQAQDLLLPTEYKFQATKLKSLLRISNQGNGILLDSADLQQSDLGENRSKELLPDELPLEVNAVVSRN from the exons ATGTACGAGCCGGGCACAGAGCAGATTAACTGCAACGGCACCTTCATCGCACTGCCCAGCCTGGAGGTGGTTCGCTCAG CTCCCAAAATGCCCAGCGATGCCAACATTGATTGGCTGCTCCACATTTATTTTACTCGCCGCGAGTTCACGCGCTGCCGCCGCCTCATCGAACGTGAGCTGAATCGCCACCTGAATCCGGAGTACCTGTACTTTGTCCAG GGACTAATTGACCGTGAAGAGGGCAACCACATCGAGGCTCTGCGGCATTTGCAGAAGTCAGTGGAGCTGAATCCCAGGAACATCGAGACCTACAAGGAAATCGGTCGGACGCT CTACCTGATGGGTCGGTTCAATCAGGCCCTGGGCGTTTTCCGGGAGGCGGAGCAGAGGAGCAGTCGGCCAGACCACGAGATATACCACTATCTGGGCGAACTGCTCTATCGCGCGGCCACCACACAGGGCCAGAAGGAGTTGGCCAACCAGCAGCAGGCGGAGGCCCGTTCCTACTTCGAACTCGCCGTGCAATCTGGCCGGAAACAGGAGAGCTACATCCGTTTGGCGGAGCTGTACCGGAAGGACAAACAGTACCAGCAGGCCATCGATGTGCTGGAAACCTGTCTTCA CCTAACGCCCGAGAACTCGGAGGTTCTGATTGAAATCAGCGTGCTGTACCTGAAAATCAACGAGACGCAAAAGGCACACGATCGGCTGGCGGAAGTCGTCAGCATCGAGCGGAAATGCTCGCCCAAGGGGCTTCTGGCCTTCGGCGCCATTCTGCAG TCTCGCAACGATGTCGACGGCGCCCTCAGCAAGTACAGCCAAATCGCACAGGCTGAGCCGGAAATTGCCGAGCTGTGGAACAACATTGGGTTGTGCTTCTTCAAGAAGCAAAAATTCATTGTG GCCATTTCATCGCTGCGCAAATCCGTTTGGCTCTCACCGCTCAATTACAATGCCCTGTACAACCTGAGCCTAATCTACATTGCCT TCTGTTTGCGTAAGCTGGACGATATGGAGAACGCGTTCGTGGCCCTGGAGAGGGCAAGTCGCATGGCCACCGGACAACAGGGTGGCGGTCGAAATCCTTTGGTGGTGCTGAACTTTGCCCTGTTTTGCTACGAAACCGGCCGATTGGCCCTGGCCACCGAGCAGTACAACCGCTTCATGAGCCAGGCCCAGGATCTGCTGCTGCCCACGGAA TACAAATTCCAAGCCACCAAGCTGAAATCCCTGCTGAGAATCTCGAACCAGGGCAATGGCATCCTTCTTGATTCCGCGGATTTGCAGCAATCCGACCTGGGCGAAAATCGATCCAAGGAACTGCTGCCGGACGAGCTGCCACTGGAGGTGAACGCTGTTGTCAGCCGGAATTAA
- the LOC127010984 gene encoding uncharacterized protein LOC127010984: protein MSKVLAAALAFIAICLILVSAAPAPPSRLLDAQTAIQKIIDAYNRIPGPSVVHPWEVARVIDPNTFVAHF from the exons ATGTCAAAAGTCCTGGCCGCAGCTCTTGCCTTCATCGCCATTTGCCTGATCCTTGTCAGCGCAGCGCCCGCCCCGCCCTCTCGGCTGCTGGACGCCCAGACGGCCATCCAAAAGATAATCG ATGCCTACAATCGCATTCCGGGACCCTCGGTTGTCCACCCCTGGGAGGTGGCCAGAGTGATTGACCCAAACACCTTTGTGGCCCACTTTTAA
- the LOC108022822 gene encoding zinc finger protein 316, which yields MEADITPLAETNGEQRENPQENAENPGQQRPDLGKSLDSAEDGVSGAVGQIIDYLEDDAAANADQDAEMGEAEYLDGEIPPEEETECPQGGKANESGQEASNKDDLPGTADEDDISKEKSIGEEEKDTEQEKETTPLDKEVDNNDTDKSAQKEGEEVDPEEEEEEEAADKTGEEEAIEEGEEGLEDEEEPTEETEEVDQEFETATDAEGELIIGDEPGDLADAMAPIRERKKEEPVDENQCRVCTSKEELVCLFKKQIDATPADMLLVICPSVSILPKDFMPQFICTKCMGSLTIAIQLRKQLETTDQDLRKRLSRSKNKVRRPRGYVVIDAPVTDSSEDEDELDDEFKVSDVGGTTSADSDDSVDSDASEKKEKKKPGPRGRPRKKPLKRSTDSDGEPSSAQKKKYQPTSTASVGPFECPNCDLTFSRKQSYVLHRKTHERIEHACPICGKKFKVEWAYKTHMQRHEQERAHFRCELCPKIFRLRAELKHHMAQRHDEHGFIYECKRCQRTFLTQQRLQRHQAAGCQRHKEETVRIKEETVRIKQEPRIKEERHGHVQGNNSSMGKRRPGEGRDLFKAVAPPTTTYWSDSFSD from the exons ATGGAAGCCGACATAACGCCCTTGGCCGAGACCAACGGAGAGCAGCGCGAAAATCCCCAGGAGAACGCTGAAAACCCCGGGCAACAGCGACCGGATTTGGGCAAATCCCTGGATTCCGCGGAAGATGGCGTCTCCGGGGCAGTGGGACAGATTATAGACTACCTCGAG GACGATGCCGCTGCAAATGCGGATCAGGACGCAGAAATGGGCGAGGCCGAGTATCTGGATGGAGAGATCCCGCCGGAGGAGGAAACCGAGTGTCCACAGGGTGGGAAAGCCAACGAAAGTGGTCAGGAGGCAAGCAATAAGGACGACTTACCAGGGACTGCAGACGAGGATGACATCTCTAAAGAGAAATCCATAGGGGAAGAGGAAAAAGATACTGaacaggagaaagaaactaCTCCTTTAGATAAAGAGGTTGACAATAACGACACAGACAAGTCGGCCCAAAAAGAGGGTGAAGAGGTTGACccagaggaggaggaggaggaagaggcAGCTGATAAGACGGGCGAAGAAGAGGCCATAGAAGAGGGCGAGGAGGGCCTCGAAGACGAGGAGGAGCCCACCGAAGAAACCGAGGAGGTTGATCAAGAATTCGAGACCGCCACCGATGCAGAAGGCGAGCTTATCATCGGCGATGAACCCGGCGATTTAGCCGACGCCATGGCACCCATTCGGGAGCGCAAGAAAGAGGAGCCCGTGGACGAGAACCAATGCCGCGTCTGCACCAGCAAGGAGGAGCTAGTCTGCCTGTTCAAAAAGCAAATCGATGCCACGCCCGCGGACATGCTGCTGGTCATCTGCCCCAGTGTCTCGATTTTGCCCAAGGACTTTATGCCGCAGTTCATTTGCACCAAGTGCATGGGCAGCCTCACCATTGCCATACAGTTGAGGAAGCAGCTGGAGACCACGGACCAGGACCTGCGCAAGCGCTTGTCTCGAAGCAAGAACAAGGTGCGGCGACCCCGCGGCTACGTGGTCATTGATGCACCCGTCACCGATTCCAGCGAGGATGAGGACGAACTCGATGATGAGTTCAAGGTATCCGACGTCGGCGGCACCACGAGTGCAGATAGTGACGACTCCGTGGACTCCGATGCCAGTGAGAAGAAGGAGAAAAAGAAACCCGGTCCACGTGGTCGTCCTCGAAAAAAACCGCTAAAGAGGAGCACGGATAGTGATGGCGAACCGTCGAGCGCCCAGAAGAAGAAATACCAGCCCACGTCGACGGCTTCTGTGGGTCCATTCGAGTGCCCCAACTGCGACTTGACATTCTCGCGCAAACAATCCTATGTGCTGCACCGCAAGACCCACGAAAGGATAGAGCATGCCTGCCCCATCTGCGGCAAGAAGTTCAAGGTGGAGTGGGCCTACAAGACGCACATGCAGCGGCACGAACAGGAGCGAGCTCACTTCCGCTGTGAGCTGTGCCCCAAGATATTCCGCCTGCGAGCGGAACTGAAGCACCACATGGCCCAGCGGCACGATGAACATGGGTTCATCTACGAGTGCAAGCGTTGCCAGCGGACCTTCCTCACGCAACAGCGTTTGCAGCGCCACCAGGCCGCCGGCTGTCAGCGGCACAAGGAGGAGACCGTGCGCATCAAGGAGGAGACCGTTCGCATCAAGCAGGAGCCGCGCATCAAGGAGGAGCGCCACGGCCACGTCCAGGGAAACAACAGCAGCATGGGCAAACGCCGACCCGGCGAGGGTCGGGACCTTTTCAAGGCAGTGGCCCCACCCACCACCACCTACTGGAGCGATAGCTTCTCGGACTAA
- the LOC108022823 gene encoding G-protein coupled receptor dmsr-1 codes for MMQETSSHLAPAELHPRLPFNATVLKDYKLTSTDVEKFIKFWQEYQMKNMSSQADECQGYCQGEIYNWLRAYNSIHGYVSLMICIFGTIANILNIMVLTRKEMAKTPINNILKWLAVADMFVMLEYIPYTSYQYIYMRPGEKDLSYTWAVCLLVHMHFTQILHTISIGLTVTLAVWRYVAIRHPNGGCANFLLAHSREAILLPFILSPILCLPTYFVFQVRETYDVDKVNSEAMYHVYFDKDSVLYRFNFWIHSVLIKLLPCGILIVISAVLMHVLCEASRRRLKLRDYNNPAKYAIQLNLNESKSKKPPRCDRRNDRTTLLLVAVLVLFLITEFPQGLLGLLSGVMEKCFFAHCYPPFGEIMDLLALINAAVGFVLYGLMSKQFRTTFRSLFMKRHFGSTEMTRLTRVTTTCV; via the exons ATGATGCAGGAAACCAGCAGTCACCTGGCTCCGGCCGAGCTGCATCCTCGGCTACCATTCAACGCGACCGTTCTGAAGGACTACAAGCTGACCAGCACCGATGTCGAGAAGTTCATCAAGTTTTGGCAGGAATACCAGATGAAGAACATGTCGTCCCAGGCTGATGAGTGCCAGGGCTATTGTCAAGGCGAAATCTACAACTGGCTGCGAGCCTACAACAGCATCCATGGCTACGTATCCCTGATG ATTTGCATATTCGGGACAATAGCAAACATCTTGAACATAATGGTCCTGACCAGAAAGGAAATGGCCAAGACGCCCATAAATAATATCCTCAAGTGGTTGGCGGTGGCCGATATGTTTGTGATGCTGGAGTACATACCCTACACGTCCTATCAGTACATCTACATGCGACCGG GTGAAAAGGACCTGAGCTACACCTGGGCGGTTTGTCTGCTGGTGCACATGCACTTCACCCAGATCCTGCACACGATCTCCATTGGCTTGACCGTGACGCTGGCCGTGTGGCGGTACGTGGCCATCAG ACATCCGAACGGGGGCTGTGCCAACTTCCTGCTCGCACATTCCCGGGAGGCGATCCTCCTGCCCTTCATCCTGTCGCCGATCCTCTGTCTGCCCACGTACTTCGTGTTCCAGGTGCGGGAGACCTACGACGTGGACAAAGTCAACTCGGAGGCCATGTACCACGTGTACTTCGACAAGGATTCGGTGCTCTACAG GTTTAATTTCTGGATACATTCCGTGCTCATCAAGCTTCTGCCATGTGGCATTCTGATTGTGATCAGTGCAGTGCTCATGCACGTCTTGTGCGAGGCCTCGAGGCGTCGGCTAAAGCTACGAGACTATAATAATCCCGCCAAATATGCCATCCAGCTTAACCTGAACGAATCCAAGTCCAAAAA gcCACCGCGCTGTGATCGTCGCAATGATCGCACCACCCTTTTGCTGGTGGCGGTACTGGTTCTGTTTCTGATCACCGAATTTCCGCAGGGATTACTGGGTCTGCTGTCCGGCGTGATGGAGAAGTGCTTCTTCGCACACTGCTATCCGCCTTTTGGGGAAATCATGGATCTGCTGGCCCTGATCAATGCAGCCGTGGGATTCGTGCTGTACGGACTGATGTCGAAGCAGTTCCGCACCACCTTCCGCTCCCTCTTCATGAAGCGGCACTTTGGCAGCACCGAGATGACCCGCTTGACCCGGGTCACCACGACCTGCGTTTAA
- the LOC108022283 gene encoding Bardet-Biedl syndrome 4 protein homolog isoform X1: MYEPGTEQINCNGTFIALPSLEVVRSAPKMPSDANIDWLLHIYFTRREFTRCRRLIERELNRHLNPEYLYFVQGLIDREEGNHIEALRHLQKSVELNPRNIETYKEIGRTLYLMGRFNQALGVFREAEQRSSRPDHEIYHYLGELLYRAATTQGQKELANQQQAEARSYFELAVQSGRKQESYIRLAELYRKDKQYQQAIDVLETCLHLTPENSEVLIEISVLYLKINETQKAHDRLAEVVSIERKCSPKGLLAFGAILQSRNDVDGALSKYSQIAQAEPEIAELWNNIGLCFFKKQKFIVAISSLRKSVWLSPLNYNALYNLSLIYIASEQYASAFHTLAAAINLRKDNAECFMLLGLCLRKLDDMENAFVALERASRMATGQQGGGRNPLVVLNFALFCYETGRLALATEQYNRFMSQAQDLLLPTEYKFQATKLKSLLRISNQGNGILLDSADLQQSDLGENRSKELLPDELPLEVNAVVSRN; encoded by the exons ATGTACGAGCCGGGCACAGAGCAGATTAACTGCAACGGCACCTTCATCGCACTGCCCAGCCTGGAGGTGGTTCGCTCAG CTCCCAAAATGCCCAGCGATGCCAACATTGATTGGCTGCTCCACATTTATTTTACTCGCCGCGAGTTCACGCGCTGCCGCCGCCTCATCGAACGTGAGCTGAATCGCCACCTGAATCCGGAGTACCTGTACTTTGTCCAG GGACTAATTGACCGTGAAGAGGGCAACCACATCGAGGCTCTGCGGCATTTGCAGAAGTCAGTGGAGCTGAATCCCAGGAACATCGAGACCTACAAGGAAATCGGTCGGACGCT CTACCTGATGGGTCGGTTCAATCAGGCCCTGGGCGTTTTCCGGGAGGCGGAGCAGAGGAGCAGTCGGCCAGACCACGAGATATACCACTATCTGGGCGAACTGCTCTATCGCGCGGCCACCACACAGGGCCAGAAGGAGTTGGCCAACCAGCAGCAGGCGGAGGCCCGTTCCTACTTCGAACTCGCCGTGCAATCTGGCCGGAAACAGGAGAGCTACATCCGTTTGGCGGAGCTGTACCGGAAGGACAAACAGTACCAGCAGGCCATCGATGTGCTGGAAACCTGTCTTCA CCTAACGCCCGAGAACTCGGAGGTTCTGATTGAAATCAGCGTGCTGTACCTGAAAATCAACGAGACGCAAAAGGCACACGATCGGCTGGCGGAAGTCGTCAGCATCGAGCGGAAATGCTCGCCCAAGGGGCTTCTGGCCTTCGGCGCCATTCTGCAG TCTCGCAACGATGTCGACGGCGCCCTCAGCAAGTACAGCCAAATCGCACAGGCTGAGCCGGAAATTGCCGAGCTGTGGAACAACATTGGGTTGTGCTTCTTCAAGAAGCAAAAATTCATTGTG GCCATTTCATCGCTGCGCAAATCCGTTTGGCTCTCACCGCTCAATTACAATGCCCTGTACAACCTGAGCCTAATCTACATTGCCT CCGAACAATATGCCAGTGCCTTTCACACGCTGGCCGCTGCCATCAACCTGCGAAAGGATAATGCCGAGTGCTTCATGCTCCTGGGCC TCTGTTTGCGTAAGCTGGACGATATGGAGAACGCGTTCGTGGCCCTGGAGAGGGCAAGTCGCATGGCCACCGGACAACAGGGTGGCGGTCGAAATCCTTTGGTGGTGCTGAACTTTGCCCTGTTTTGCTACGAAACCGGCCGATTGGCCCTGGCCACCGAGCAGTACAACCGCTTCATGAGCCAGGCCCAGGATCTGCTGCTGCCCACGGAA TACAAATTCCAAGCCACCAAGCTGAAATCCCTGCTGAGAATCTCGAACCAGGGCAATGGCATCCTTCTTGATTCCGCGGATTTGCAGCAATCCGACCTGGGCGAAAATCGATCCAAGGAACTGCTGCCGGACGAGCTGCCACTGGAGGTGAACGCTGTTGTCAGCCGGAATTAA